In Pyrus communis chromosome 1, drPyrComm1.1, whole genome shotgun sequence, the following are encoded in one genomic region:
- the LOC137737893 gene encoding adenylyl-sulfate kinase 1, chloroplastic-like isoform X3 gives MSTMENPENIVWHKCSVEKLDRQQLLKQKGCVIWITGLSGSGKSTVACALSQGLHMRGRLTYILDGDNVRHGLNRDLSFEAEDRAENIRRIAEVAKLFADAGIICIASLISPYRKDRDACRALFPEGDFIETRGSILPVMTADKTHNSQVYMDVPLHVCENRDPKGLYKLARAGKIKGFTGVDDPYEPPLKCEIVLQQKGTDSVTPGEMAETMISYLEEKGYLQA, from the exons ATGTCAACCATGGAGAACCCGGAAAACATTGTCTGGCATAAGTGCTCGGTGGAGAAACTTGATAGGCAACAATTACTTAAGCAGAAAGGCTGTGTCATATGGATTACTGGTTTAAGTGGTTCAG GAAAAAGCACTGTGGCATGTGCTTTGAGTCAAGGCTTGCACATGAGAGGAAGGCTCACCTACATACTTGATGGTGACAACGTTCGTCATGGTCTAAATCGTGATCTTAGTTTCGAAGCAGAAGATCGTGCAGAAAACATACGAAGAATTG ccgAGGTAGCTAAGCTCTTTGCGGATGCTGGCATCATTTGTATTGCTAGCTTAATATCTCCCTACAGAAAGGACCGAGATGCCTGCCGTGCGCTGTTTCCTGAAGGAGATTTTATTGAG ACAAGAGGCTCTATCTTGCCAGTGATGACAGCTGACAAGACTCACAATTCTCAGGTGTACATGGATGTGCCGCTGCATGTGTGTGAGAATAGGGACCCAAAGGGACTCTACAAGCTTGCACGAGCTGGAAAAATCAAAG GCTTTACAGGGGTTGATGATCCATATGAGCCGCCATTAAAGTGTGAG ATAGTATTGCAGCAGAAGGGTACCGATTCTGTCACCCCAGGCGAGATGGCTGAAACCATGATATCATATTTGGAGGAGAAAGGGTATCTGCAGGCGTGA
- the LOC137741988 gene encoding peptidyl-prolyl cis-trans isomerase CYP65-like: MGKKQHSKDRMFITKTEWATEWGGAKAQPTSTPFKRLPFYCCALTFTPFEDPVCTADGSVFDILNIIPYIRKYGKHPVTGVPLKQENLIPLTFHKNSDGEFQCPVLNKVFTEFTHIVAVKTTGNVFSYEAVKELNIKTKNWKELLTDEPFSKEDLITIQNPNALDSKVLVEFDHVKNSLKIDDEDFKRMSADPTFNINVNGDIKQMLKELGTEKGRLAALHGGGGSKAQNERAAALEAILAARSRIKEDPKSNSNGEVKAQAYSIVDAASASVHGRSAAAARATSSDKTAARIAMHKAGERAPVNAKMVKSRFTTGAASRSFTSTAFTPVTENEFEYVKVEKNPKKKGYVQLHTTHGDLNIELHCDIAPRACENFITLCERGYYNGVGFHRSIRNFMIQGGDPTGTGTGGESIWGKPFNDEVNSKLLHSGRGVVSMANSGPHTNGSQFFILYKSANHLNYKHTVFGGVVGGLTTLAIMEKVPVDDNDQPLEEIKIKSVTIFVNPYTEPDEEEEDKAKAEEKAQDEDNDKVGSWFSNPGTGVESGPGGGGGVGKYLKARSALPEPAAVDAGLTELPSTKKRKSRVSASNFNDFSSW; encoded by the exons ATGGGAAAGAAGCAGCACAGCAAAGATCGAATGTTCATCACCAAAACGGAGTGGGCCACCGAATGGGGCGGCGCCAAAGCCCAGCCCACCTCCACTCCTTTCAAACGCCTCCCCTTCTATTGTTGCGC GCTTACGTTTACGCCATTTGAAGACCCAGTGTGTACCGCAGACGGCAGCGTTTTTGATATACT GAATATAATTCCGTATATCAGAAAGTATGGTAAGCATCCTGTTACCGGAGTCCCGCTGAAGCAGGAGAATCTCATACCGCTAACGTTCCACAAGAATTCTGATG GAGAGTTTCAGTGCCCTGTTTTGAACAAAGTTTTCACTGAATTTACACACATAGTTGCCGTGAAGACAACAGGAAATGTTTTCTCCTATGAG GCAGTTAAAGAACTAAACATCAAGACCAAGAATTGGAAGGAGCTCCTCACAGATGAACCATTTTCCAAGGAAGACCTGATAACCATTCAG AATCCCAATGCACTTGACAGCAAGGTTCTAGTGGAGTTTGATCATGTTAAAAATAGTCTGAAAATTGATGATGAAG ATTTTAAGAGAATGAGTGCAGACCCCACCTTTAACATTAATGTAAATGGAGATATCAAGCAGATGCTCAAGGAGCTTGGAACTGAAAAAGGAAGGCTAGCTGCACTGCATGGAGGAGGTGGCAGCAAGGCACAAAATGAACGGGCTGCTGCACTTGAAGCCATTTTAGCTGCAAGATCGCGTATTAAAGAGGATCCGAAATCAAATTCGAATGGGGAGGTGAAAGCTCAGGCATATAGTATTGTGGatgctgcttctgcttctgtGCATGGAAGAAGTGCTGCTGCCGCCAGAGCCACATCAAGTGACAAAACTGCTGCTCGAATTGCTATGCACAAGGCTGGTGAGAGGGCACCAGTGAATGCAAAGATG GTAAAGAGCAGATTCACCACGGGTGCTGCTTCCAGATCTTTCACTTCTACCGCCTTTACTCCTGTTACTGAAAATGAATTTGAATATGTCAAAGTTGAGAAGAATCCAAAAAAGAAAGGATATGTACAACTACACACAACACATGGTGATTTGAACATTGAGCTACACTGTGATATTGCCCCCAGAGCTTGCGAGAACTTCATCACTCTTTGTGAACGTGGCTATTATAACGGAGTAGGCTTTCATAGAAGCATTAG GAATTTTATGATTCAAGGTGGTGATCCTACTGGTACTGGGACAGGAGGGGAATCTATATGGGGAAAGCCTTTTAATGATGAAGTGAACTCCAAGTTACTTCACTCTGGAAGGGGTGTTGTTAGTATGGCTAACAGTGGGCCACACACTAATGGCTCCCAATTTTTCATCCTTTACAAATCTGCAAACCATTTGAACTACAAGCATACGGTTTTTGGTGGAGTTGTCGGTGGCTTGACCACATTGGCAATAATGGAAAAGGTTCCTGTTGATGATAATGACCAACCTTTG GAGGAAATTAAGATAAAAAGTGTCACAATTTTTGTTAATCCTTACACAGAGcctgatgaagaagaagaagacaaggccAAAGCTGAAGAGAAAGCTCAGGATGAAGATAAT GACAAGGTTGGGTCATGGTTTAGCAATCCTGGTACGGGAGTGGAATCTGGccctggtggtggtggtggtgttgggaAATATTTGAAAGCAAGGAGTGCTCTGCCTGAACCGGCTGCTGTTGACGCTGGTCTGACAGAGCTTCcttcaacaaagaaaagaaaatcaagagtTTCCGCGtccaattttaatgatttttcttcATGGTAG
- the LOC137737893 gene encoding adenylyl-sulfate kinase 3-like isoform X1 produces MYTTFVLLLLIGATSRHFGAQFEAFQVIPRRNLYRMSTMENPENIVWHKCSVEKLDRQQLLKQKGCVIWITGLSGSGKSTVACALSQGLHMRGRLTYILDGDNVRHGLNRDLSFEAEDRAENIRRIAEVAKLFADAGIICIASLISPYRKDRDACRALFPEGDFIETRGSILPVMTADKTHNSQVYMDVPLHVCENRDPKGLYKLARAGKIKGFTGVDDPYEPPLKCEIVLQQKGTDSVTPGEMAETMISYLEEKGYLQA; encoded by the exons ATGTATACAACATTCGTTCTGTTACTTCTCATCGGTGCCACCAGCCGCCATTTTGGAGCTCAATTTGAAGCATTTCAAGTGATTCCTAGGAG AAATTTGTACCGGATGTCAACCATGGAGAACCCGGAAAACATTGTCTGGCATAAGTGCTCGGTGGAGAAACTTGATAGGCAACAATTACTTAAGCAGAAAGGCTGTGTCATATGGATTACTGGTTTAAGTGGTTCAG GAAAAAGCACTGTGGCATGTGCTTTGAGTCAAGGCTTGCACATGAGAGGAAGGCTCACCTACATACTTGATGGTGACAACGTTCGTCATGGTCTAAATCGTGATCTTAGTTTCGAAGCAGAAGATCGTGCAGAAAACATACGAAGAATTG ccgAGGTAGCTAAGCTCTTTGCGGATGCTGGCATCATTTGTATTGCTAGCTTAATATCTCCCTACAGAAAGGACCGAGATGCCTGCCGTGCGCTGTTTCCTGAAGGAGATTTTATTGAG ACAAGAGGCTCTATCTTGCCAGTGATGACAGCTGACAAGACTCACAATTCTCAGGTGTACATGGATGTGCCGCTGCATGTGTGTGAGAATAGGGACCCAAAGGGACTCTACAAGCTTGCACGAGCTGGAAAAATCAAAG GCTTTACAGGGGTTGATGATCCATATGAGCCGCCATTAAAGTGTGAG ATAGTATTGCAGCAGAAGGGTACCGATTCTGTCACCCCAGGCGAGATGGCTGAAACCATGATATCATATTTGGAGGAGAAAGGGTATCTGCAGGCGTGA
- the LOC137737893 gene encoding adenylyl-sulfate kinase 3-like isoform X2, whose translation MYTTFVLLLLIGATSRHFGAQFEAFQVIPRRNLYRMSTMENPENIVWHKCSVEKLDRQQLLKQKGCVIWITGLSGSGKSTVACALSQGLHMRGRLTYILDGDNVRHGLNRDLSFEAEDRAENIRRIAEVAKLFADAGIICIASLISPYRKDRDACRALFPEGDFIEVYMDVPLHVCENRDPKGLYKLARAGKIKGFTGVDDPYEPPLKCEIVLQQKGTDSVTPGEMAETMISYLEEKGYLQA comes from the exons ATGTATACAACATTCGTTCTGTTACTTCTCATCGGTGCCACCAGCCGCCATTTTGGAGCTCAATTTGAAGCATTTCAAGTGATTCCTAGGAG AAATTTGTACCGGATGTCAACCATGGAGAACCCGGAAAACATTGTCTGGCATAAGTGCTCGGTGGAGAAACTTGATAGGCAACAATTACTTAAGCAGAAAGGCTGTGTCATATGGATTACTGGTTTAAGTGGTTCAG GAAAAAGCACTGTGGCATGTGCTTTGAGTCAAGGCTTGCACATGAGAGGAAGGCTCACCTACATACTTGATGGTGACAACGTTCGTCATGGTCTAAATCGTGATCTTAGTTTCGAAGCAGAAGATCGTGCAGAAAACATACGAAGAATTG ccgAGGTAGCTAAGCTCTTTGCGGATGCTGGCATCATTTGTATTGCTAGCTTAATATCTCCCTACAGAAAGGACCGAGATGCCTGCCGTGCGCTGTTTCCTGAAGGAGATTTTATTGAG GTGTACATGGATGTGCCGCTGCATGTGTGTGAGAATAGGGACCCAAAGGGACTCTACAAGCTTGCACGAGCTGGAAAAATCAAAG GCTTTACAGGGGTTGATGATCCATATGAGCCGCCATTAAAGTGTGAG ATAGTATTGCAGCAGAAGGGTACCGATTCTGTCACCCCAGGCGAGATGGCTGAAACCATGATATCATATTTGGAGGAGAAAGGGTATCTGCAGGCGTGA
- the LOC137737921 gene encoding uncharacterized protein — protein sequence MGECNSSSSSEEDGDLEWKAAISSAAAGASSFMSSLVNGVSATENNGGGGGDNKQSKTQQQQLPKHYQIKAQKILDEIIGKNLEIVSDPLIHLPDDEPMGDTEEEGCIRLFKNAPPGIVFDHVDPQPLRKRPRILPGKVINEKSKKFKRQLESVAVDGKDILAAARDNCQTSLSRREAKDAAAKAAAKREEERVAQLKKIRGEKWLPCIAKEMKLKSNR from the exons ATGGGGGAgtgcaacagcagcagcagtagCGAGGAAGATGGAGACTTGGAGTGGAAAGCAGCCATCAGCTCAGCCGCTGCGGGGGCGTCCTCTTTTATGTCTTCCCTCGTCAACGGCGTTTCTGCTACCGAAAATAATGGCGGCGGCGGTGGAGATAACAAGCAGAGTAAAacccagcagcagcagcttccCAAGCACTACCAAATCAAG GCACAAAAGATTTTGGATGAAATAATAGGAAAGAATTTGGAGATTGTTAGCGATCCCCTGATTCACTTACCAGATGATGAGCCTATGGGGGATACTGAAGAGGAAGGTTGTATTCGCTTGTTCAAAAATGCTCCCCCTGGGATTGTGTTCGATCATGTAG ATCCACAGCCGCTGAGAAAGAGACCAAGAATTCTACCTGGAAAAGTAATTAATGAGAAATCGAAGAAG TTTAAACGACAACTCGAATCTGTTGCTGTTGATGGGAAAGATATATTGGCTGCCGCAAGAGATAATTGCCAGACATCATTGTCTAGGCGAGAAGCGAAAGATGCAGCAGCGAAAGCAGCAGcaaagagagaagaggaaagagttGCACAACTGAAGAAAATTAGGGGCGAGAAATGGCTACCTTGTATTGCCAAAGAAATGAAGTTGAAATCCAATCGTTGA